The Polyangium mundeleinium genome contains the following window.
CGCATGTCGAGCAGCACGCCGCGCAGCGGCCGCGTACTCTCCGCGCGGAGCTTCGCCGTCACGCGCAAGAGCTCCTCGTGCGTCCCGGCCTGAAATTGCCGCAGCTTCAGATACGCCACGTCGCTGTCGAGCCGCTTGCCCACCACGCTCGCCACGTGGATCTCCTCGCGCGCGAGGTCGAGCTGGATCGCCTCCGAGACACCTTGCCGACGCAGCGTGATGCGCACGCGTGATCCTGCGGGACCACGCATCAGCCCGATGATCTTCTCGAGCCGCTCGCCGCGCACGGGCTTGCCCTCGATCGCCACGATCTCGTCGCCTGGCTTCATGCCGGCGCGTGCAGCGGGCGAGCCTTCCATCGGCGCGAGCACCATCACGCGCTCGTCGCGGAAGTCGACCTCGACGCCGATGCCGCCGAATTTCCCCTCGGTGTCGCTCTGGAAGAGCGCGTACTCCTGCGGGGTCATGTACGCCGAGTGGGGATCGAGCTCGGCTACCATCCCCTTGATCGCACCCTCGACGATTTTATTTCGCTGGGCTGGATCGACGTAGTGGTTCTCGACGAGCACGAGGACCCAGGAGAGCTGGTCGAAGGGGTCGTACGGGCTACTCGACTGGTTCCTCGCGTGTACGGCCTGGCTCGTCACCGCGCCGCCGGCGAAGGCGGCAAGCACGAGGCCGGCGGTCCGGAGCCATCGGGGAGCGGACATGCGCATGCTCCGACCATAGCAGCCCGCGGCCTGGATCACGGGCCTGGCAGACGGAGCCAGAAGCCGGGCGAGGGGCCCCCGTTCGTGGCGCGCCCCCGCCTGAGTAAGCAAAATCCTGGCGTGCCAGGGAGAAGCTCGTCCCAAGCAACGGCGCGTTGCTTTGTCCAACCGGCCATGTTCGGTTATGTTCGCGCGCCTGAACGTGGCTCGGGGCGCTCATCGGGGAGACCGTCGAGGGCACGGCCCGCGCCTGGCGTGGGGCCTTCCTCTCGGCGATCCCTCGCTCCCGGCCACGGGCCTCGGGCACATCACACCTTCGCGCTCCTCGTCGGACTCACGGATGTCGTGCGTAGTCCGACCGTGGCGGGA
Protein-coding sequences here:
- a CDS encoding S41 family peptidase, producing the protein MSAPRWLRTAGLVLAAFAGGAVTSQAVHARNQSSSPYDPFDQLSWVLVLVENHYVDPAQRNKIVEGAIKGMVAELDPHSAYMTPQEYALFQSDTEGKFGGIGVEVDFRDERVMVLAPMEGSPAARAGMKPGDEIVAIEGKPVRGERLEKIIGLMRGPAGSRVRITLRRQGVSEAIQLDLAREEIHVASVVGKRLDSDVAYLKLRQFQAGTHEELLRVTAKLRAESTRPLRGVLLDMRNNPGGLVDEAEAIADEMLDTGVIYTTRHRGKVIDEVKANGGGALANLPIVTLVNEYSASSSELVAGALQDNRRASVIGSSTFGKGSVQTIFDLPGGAGMRLTTMRYYTPSGRSIQAQGIQPDVRVEANRPLQPGELVRESDLDGHLPAEAGGGTANTNVARGPIVRATADDTGPARDVPADPTKGSDFVLATGYKMLIEKLGAAPR